One stretch of Priestia megaterium DNA includes these proteins:
- the glgA gene encoding glycogen synthase GlgA: MNVLFAVSECVPFIKTGGLADVAGALPKELKKLGTNVCVVMPKYGTIPQHYQDEMVLEKVIHVQVGWRRQYCGIESLTMDGVKYIFIDNEYYFKRDSLYGHYDDAERFAFFSRAVLEAIPFLENEPDIIHCHDWHTAMIPFLLRANYDMYDHIQTVFTIHNLQFQGIFPKSNLYELLNLNDYYFTTSQLEFYGNINFMKAALVSADKITTVSPTYRDEIQMPYYGESLDGLLRQRNQDLIGIVNGIDEEAYSPDADQLISYPYSVEEIEGKYKNKKELQRYLELEENKDVPIISMVTRLTQQKGLDLVKHVFHETVNLGAQIVILGTGEHEFEQFFHEMEDTYPQQVKAIIGFNEELAHKVYAGTDLFLMPSRFEPCGLGQLIALKYGTIPVVRETGGLNDTVKAYNEYSGEGNGFSFKNYNAHDMLHTLERAVSFYHQKGVWKKLMMDAMSQDYSWGQSAFKYNQLYSNLTSTPS; encoded by the coding sequence GTGAATGTATTATTTGCTGTATCAGAATGTGTACCTTTTATTAAAACAGGAGGATTAGCAGACGTAGCTGGTGCCCTGCCTAAAGAATTAAAAAAGTTAGGAACGAACGTATGTGTAGTCATGCCAAAGTACGGAACGATTCCTCAACATTATCAAGATGAAATGGTTCTTGAAAAAGTTATTCATGTGCAGGTTGGGTGGAGAAGACAGTACTGCGGAATTGAATCGTTAACGATGGATGGTGTTAAATATATTTTCATTGATAATGAATATTATTTTAAAAGAGATAGCTTATATGGGCACTACGATGACGCTGAACGATTTGCTTTTTTCAGCAGAGCTGTGCTTGAAGCTATCCCATTTTTAGAGAATGAGCCTGATATTATTCATTGTCACGACTGGCATACGGCTATGATTCCATTTTTACTTCGTGCTAATTATGATATGTATGATCATATTCAGACGGTCTTTACGATTCATAACTTGCAATTCCAAGGAATCTTCCCCAAGAGCAATTTATATGAGTTATTAAATTTAAATGATTATTATTTTACTACAAGCCAGCTCGAGTTTTATGGAAATATTAATTTTATGAAAGCTGCTCTTGTATCAGCTGATAAAATTACCACCGTAAGTCCTACATATCGAGATGAAATTCAAATGCCATATTACGGAGAAAGTTTAGATGGGTTATTGCGTCAGCGAAATCAAGATTTAATTGGGATTGTAAATGGAATCGATGAAGAAGCTTATAGCCCAGACGCAGATCAGCTTATATCTTATCCTTATTCGGTAGAAGAGATTGAAGGAAAATATAAAAATAAAAAAGAGCTCCAGCGCTATCTTGAATTAGAAGAAAATAAGGATGTTCCAATTATTTCGATGGTTACAAGGTTAACTCAGCAGAAGGGATTAGATTTAGTTAAGCACGTTTTCCATGAGACGGTTAACTTGGGAGCCCAAATTGTTATTTTAGGTACTGGAGAACACGAGTTTGAGCAGTTTTTCCATGAGATGGAAGATACGTACCCGCAACAAGTAAAAGCCATTATTGGTTTTAATGAGGAACTAGCTCATAAAGTTTATGCCGGTACGGATTTATTTTTAATGCCTTCTCGTTTTGAGCCTTGCGGACTCGGACAATTAATAGCCTTAAAATATGGAACCATTCCGGTCGTGCGTGAAACGGGCGGCCTGAATGACACGGTCAAAGCTTATAATGAATATAGCGGAGAGGGAAATGGCTTCTCTTTTAAGAATTATAATGCTCATGACATGCTTCATACGCTAGAAAGAGCTGTTTCATTTTATCACCAGAAAGGTGTATGGAAAAAATTAATGATGGATGCTATGAGTCAGGATTATAGCTGGGGGCAATCGGCATTTAAATATAATCAGTTGTATTCAAATTTGACATCTACTCCATCGTGA
- a CDS encoding glucose-1-phosphate adenylyltransferase family protein: protein MNNQMLGIIDACTNTTALQPLTFYRSIAAIPFAGRYRLIDFTLSNMVNSGISSVAIFPRDRYRALMDHIGSGKEWDLDRKRDGLFIFPPMTSDLHLESPSLFTQFRYHIDYFLRSKQEYVLIANSYTICTVDFEHVLQRHIASNADITEMKQGDKSLNMYIINKSILVNILQNESHDFYTIKEMVRYMAQSHRVEKYEHHGYTAEISSLDAYYKTSMEILSPDVWKQLFINERPVFTKVKDEPPTRYAKKAVVKNSMIANGCVIEGHVENSIIFRGVKIGKGTVVKNSIVMQKGVILENSVLENVVLDKDVKIGSNETLLGESGLPRVIAKGTTQGALMKS from the coding sequence TTGAATAATCAAATGCTTGGTATTATTGATGCTTGTACAAATACAACAGCGCTGCAGCCTTTAACCTTTTATAGATCGATTGCTGCCATTCCTTTTGCAGGGCGCTATCGATTAATCGATTTTACGCTTTCGAATATGGTGAACTCTGGAATTTCGAGCGTTGCCATTTTTCCTCGTGATCGCTATCGCGCATTGATGGATCATATAGGTTCAGGAAAAGAGTGGGATTTGGATCGGAAGCGAGATGGATTGTTTATCTTCCCTCCTATGACAAGTGATTTACACTTAGAAAGTCCATCACTATTCACGCAGTTCCGTTATCATATTGATTATTTCTTAAGAAGTAAGCAGGAATACGTATTAATTGCTAATAGTTATACGATATGTACAGTTGACTTTGAGCACGTGCTGCAACGTCATATTGCTTCAAATGCAGATATTACTGAAATGAAGCAGGGTGATAAATCGCTTAATATGTATATTATTAATAAATCTATTCTAGTTAATATTTTGCAAAATGAATCCCATGATTTTTATACGATTAAAGAAATGGTTCGATATATGGCACAATCTCATCGTGTAGAAAAGTATGAGCACCATGGATATACGGCTGAGATTTCTAGTTTAGATGCCTACTATAAAACAAGTATGGAAATTTTATCTCCAGATGTTTGGAAGCAGTTATTTATCAACGAACGTCCTGTTTTTACTAAAGTAAAAGATGAACCGCCTACTCGTTACGCAAAAAAAGCGGTTGTGAAAAACTCAATGATCGCAAACGGGTGCGTGATTGAAGGGCATGTGGAAAATAGTATTATCTTCCGAGGCGTTAAAATTGGAAAAGGTACGGTCGTTAAGAATAGCATTGTGATGCAAAAAGGCGTTATTTTAGAAAATAGTGTATTAGAAAATGTTGTTTTAGACAAAGATGTGAAAATAGGAAGTAATGAAACGTTGCTAGGTGAGTCAGGTCTACCTAGAGTCATTGCTAAAGGAACAACTCAAGGAGCGTTGATGAAGTCGTGA
- a CDS encoding glucose-1-phosphate adenylyltransferase, giving the protein MLKKKCVAMLLAGGKGSRLSSLTKNLAKPAVPFGGKYRIIDFALSNCTNSGIETVGVLTQYQPLVLNSYIGIGSAWDLDRRNGGVTVLPPYAESDGVKWYKGTASAIYENLNYLTQYDPEYVLILSGDHIYKMNYENMLDYHINKEADVTISVIEVPWEEASRFGILNTNSDLDVMEFDEKPQRPKNNLASMGIYIFKWSILKEYLEMDARNPYSSHDFGKDVIPLLLDEKKKLIAYPFQGYWKDVGTVKSLWEANMDLLCDKDELNLFDSSWKVYSVNPNQPPQYIAPNACVVESLVNEGCVVEGNVEQSVLFPGVQIGSGSEVKKTVVMPTAKIGSNVYIENAIVPSDIEVPDGTIIRPTKGSEEVILVTQELIESVAKCI; this is encoded by the coding sequence ATGTTAAAAAAGAAATGCGTAGCGATGTTATTGGCAGGAGGAAAAGGTAGTCGGCTAAGTTCACTTACAAAAAATCTAGCAAAGCCAGCTGTACCATTTGGTGGTAAGTATCGAATTATTGATTTTGCTTTAAGTAATTGTACAAATTCAGGTATTGAAACAGTAGGTGTATTAACACAATATCAACCGCTAGTTCTCAATTCATACATTGGAATTGGAAGCGCTTGGGATTTGGACCGACGGAATGGTGGCGTCACGGTATTGCCTCCATACGCGGAGTCAGATGGAGTAAAATGGTATAAAGGCACAGCTAGTGCTATTTATGAAAATTTAAACTATTTGACACAATATGATCCTGAGTACGTACTGATTCTATCAGGTGATCACATTTATAAAATGAACTATGAAAATATGCTTGATTATCATATAAACAAAGAAGCAGACGTAACGATTTCTGTTATTGAAGTACCTTGGGAAGAAGCGAGCCGTTTTGGTATTTTAAATACAAATAGTGACCTAGACGTAATGGAGTTCGATGAAAAGCCACAGCGTCCTAAAAACAATCTAGCTTCCATGGGGATTTATATTTTTAAATGGAGTATTTTAAAAGAATATTTAGAAATGGATGCACGCAATCCATATTCAAGCCATGATTTTGGTAAAGATGTTATTCCGCTTTTATTAGATGAAAAGAAAAAGCTAATTGCATACCCATTCCAAGGTTATTGGAAAGATGTGGGGACTGTAAAAAGCTTGTGGGAAGCGAATATGGATTTGTTATGTGATAAAGACGAGCTTAATTTATTTGACTCTTCATGGAAAGTATACTCTGTTAACCCTAATCAGCCTCCTCAATATATCGCGCCAAACGCCTGCGTGGTGGAGTCATTAGTAAATGAAGGGTGCGTTGTCGAAGGAAACGTAGAGCAGTCCGTGTTATTTCCAGGTGTACAAATCGGCTCAGGTTCTGAGGTTAAGAAAACGGTTGTCATGCCTACTGCAAAGATAGGTTCTAACGTATATATTGAAAACGCAATTGTTCCATCGGACATTGAAGTTCCAGACGGTACTATTATTCGACCGACCAAAGGAAGCGAAGAAGTAATTCTTGTTACTCAAGAATTGATTGAATCAGTTGCTAAATGCATTTAA